From a single Lolium rigidum isolate FL_2022 chromosome 7, APGP_CSIRO_Lrig_0.1, whole genome shotgun sequence genomic region:
- the LOC124673758 gene encoding major facilitator superfamily domain-containing protein 12-like, whose protein sequence is MVKMMDTEPSNELQWDEPLGRVPILSYGSGHMLNDITSSCWFTYLLVFLTDLGLSPRDAAVVMLSGQLADGFATIFVGELIDRFGHFKLWHAGGSILVAISFSSVFGSCLPCKLTGTNSTTLETVGYSTFAAIFNVGWAVTQVAHMSMVNCMTSNPTSRVALVSCRNAFTMIANLSLYGIALLMFSLLQSVSVIVQYRWIAYASISLGSCFVAVFLIGTKEPGINQSCQNKSLSRISWAHWFKKVLYFQVALVYMFTRLVTNVSQAFLAFYVINDLGMHQSSKALVPAIIYVCSLMVSVMLQETRWSSWRLKTYFSAGAMLWILSGVGIILLPSRMHNLMYALSITIGAANALMTVTSISMEGVLVGEDLNGCAFVYGSLSFVDKVSCGIALYILESYQGSTKISANQDLAYGYSVTRLGLGLVPAVCSLLSAIVAYTMDLPDTRRRPLLEPLLA, encoded by the exons ATGGTTAAGATGATGGATACTGAGCCATCAAATGAACTACAATGGGACGAGCCATTAGGGAGAGTGCCAATACTTTCCTATGGCTCTGGGCATATGCTGAATGATATCACATCATCTTGTTGGTTCACATATTTGCTGGTATTCTTGACTGATTTAGGGCTTAGTCCAAG AGATGCTGCTGTTGTCATGCTTTCTGGTCAATTGGCGGATGGCTTTGCAACAATCTTTGTTGGTGAACTG ATTGATCGTTTTGGGCATTTCAAACTGTGGCATGCAGGAGGATCTATTCTAGTAGCAATTTCCTTCTCATCTGTTTTCGGTAGTTGTTTGCCTTGCAAACTCACGGGGACTAACTCAACTACTCTGGAGACTGTTGGATACAGCACATTTGCCGCTATCTTTAATGTTGGTTGGGCAGTTACTCAAGTTGCTCACAT GTCAATGGTGAACTGCATGACGTCAAACCCAACAAGTAGGGTTGCACTAGTGAGCTGTCGCAATGCCTTCACGATG ATTGCAAATCTTAGCTTGTATGGCATTGCTTTGTTGATGTTTAGTCTACTGCAGTCAGTGAGCGTAATAGTTCAG TACCGGTGGATAGCGTATGCATCTATTTCCCTCGGATCTTGTTTTGTTGCCGTGTTCTTGATTGGAACAAAAGAACCAGG GATAAACCAATCTTGTCAGAATAAGAGCCTCTCCAGAATTTCATGGGCGCACTGGTTCAAGAAAGTGCTGTACTTCCAAGTTGCTCTTGTCTACATGTTCACTAGATTGGTGACCAATGTTTCACAG GCATTTCTTGCTTTCTACGTGATAAACGATCTGGGAATGCACCAATCTTCCAAAGCATTG GTACCTGCTATTATATATGTCTGCAGCTTGATGGTATCTGTCATGTTACAG GAGACAAGATGGTCTAGTTGGCGTCTAAAAACTTATTTCTCGGCTGGAGCAATGCTTTGGATATTGTCCGGTGTTGGAATTATTCTTTTACCAAGCAGAATGCACAACTTGATGTATGCCCTCTCAATCACAATAGGAGCTGCCAATGCATTGATGACG GTCACAAGTATCAGCATGGAAGGTGTTTTAGTAGGAGAAGATCTAAATGGTTGTGCTTTTGTGTATGGCTCATTAAGTTTTGTTGACAAAGTGTCATGCGGCATAGCTTTGTATATTCTCGAGTCCTATCAAG GAAGTACCAAGATCAGTGCGAATCAAGATTTGGCATATGGCTACTCCGTTACGCGACTTGGTTTGGGGCTAGTTCCAGCTGTCTGTTCGCTGCTTTCAGCCATAGTAGCTTATACCATGGACCTCCCTGACACTCGGCGAAGACCTCTCCTGGAGCCTCTTCTGGCATAA